CCCATGATCCACTCGTTCGGCTGGTCGCTGGAGGACTTCGACCGCATCGCCGCGGGTGTCGTGGCCGGCCACATCAACGAGTGCGGCGCGCAGGCATCCGGCGGCAACCACCTGGTCGACTGGCGCACCGTCCCCGACTTGGCGAACGTCGGCTATCCCATCATCGAGGCGTTCCCGGACGGCTCGTTCGTGGTCACCAAGCACGACGGCACCGGCGGGCGCGTGTCGCTGGCGACGGTCAAGGAGCAGCTCGTCTACGAGATGGGCGACCCGCACAGCTACATCACGCCGGACTGCGTGGCGGACTTCACCAGCATCCGCCTGGAAGCGGAAGGCGAGAACCGCGTGCGCGTGCACGGCCTCCGCGGCGACAAGCCGACGGACTTCCTCAAGGTCAGCATCGCGTACTCCGACGGCTACAAGGCCACGGGCACGCTCGTGTACTCCTGGCCCGACGCGGTGGAGAAGGCGCAGCTCGCCGACCGCGTGCTCCGCGAGCGGCTGGACCGCCTGGGCCTGAAGTTCGACGAGGTGCTCACCGAGTACGTGGGATGGAACGCCACGCACGGCCCCCTCGCCGGCCCTCCGCCAGCGGACCTGCCGGAGGTCACCGTCCGCTGGGGCGTTCGCGGGCAGGACAAGGCGGCTGTCGAGCGCTTCACCAAGGAGATCGCTCCCCTCGTCCTCGCCGGCCCGCCGTCGGTAACCGGCTTCGCGGGCGGGCGCCCGGCGGTGCAGGAGATCATGGCGTACTGGCCCGCGCTGGTGCCCAAGACCGAGATCGAGCCGCACCTGCGCGTCGAAGTCCTCACCGCGTAGCTCGTGCCCGGCCGGATGCCGCGCCCCGGCGCCGCTCCTGCACAGGAGCCGCCGCGGCGCGGCATCTTTCTTTCGCCGGACCAGCGGGCGGCT
This window of the Longimicrobiaceae bacterium genome carries:
- a CDS encoding acyclic terpene utilization AtuA family protein — protein: MIKDKIRIASGQGFWGDQLDAPKQQVEGGPIDYLMLDYLAEVTMSIMQKQRSRNPNLGYARDFVPLMGEILPAVVERGIRVVANAGGVNPAGCRDAVLEEARKAGLGGRARVGMISGDDILERIPDLLSRGIELKNMETGEPLSTIAGRVQSANAYIGARPIVEALRQDAHVVITGRSTDTALTYAPMIHSFGWSLEDFDRIAAGVVAGHINECGAQASGGNHLVDWRTVPDLANVGYPIIEAFPDGSFVVTKHDGTGGRVSLATVKEQLVYEMGDPHSYITPDCVADFTSIRLEAEGENRVRVHGLRGDKPTDFLKVSIAYSDGYKATGTLVYSWPDAVEKAQLADRVLRERLDRLGLKFDEVLTEYVGWNATHGPLAGPPPADLPEVTVRWGVRGQDKAAVERFTKEIAPLVLAGPPSVTGFAGGRPAVQEIMAYWPALVPKTEIEPHLRVEVLTA